CGTCTCCGGGCCGACGCCGGCCATCACCGTGTTGGCGCCGCCATTGTTGACGACTTCAAGTGTGCCGTTTTCGCCGTAGAGAACCGCGCCGGTGCCGTTCTGGAACACCGTGCCCTGGCCAGTGCCACCTACGATGGTGTCGGCACCGAAAGCACCAATTGTATCAGCCCCACTGCCAAGATAGACGAGATTATTTTCGCCGCTGCTATCCTGGATAAGATGATTGCCGGTGCCCGCAACGACGGTATTGTGGCCAGCCCCATCCAACAGAAGGGTCCAGTTACCGCCGCCGGCCGAGGGGCCCATGAAGGTGTTGTTGCCGCCCGCCGCGGCCAGTGTGCCAGATTCCCCAACGCCTGCCCAGAATGTCGTGCCTCCGGAACCCGCGACCACGCTCTGGTTTTGGCCACTATTACCTTGGATGGTGCTGGGGCCTGAGGCAGTATTGATGAGACCGTCGAAGCCGGAACCAAGCACGATGGCGGCGGCGGGCGTGTTTTCAATCGCGAGCAGGCTCGGTTGCGCTGGATTCGGCGCTGTAGAACTTGGATTCAGGCTGACATAGAGGCTAGGATTACTGAATGTCGACAGGAGGCTGTTGAGCAGCTTGGTTTGAAAAGCGCTATTATCACCAGTGCTGAAATTTAGCGCAGTGCTTATGCCGTTTGCACCAGGAACCGTAACACTCGTCATGGCCCAAGCCTCCTTC
This portion of the Acidibrevibacterium fodinaquatile genome encodes:
- a CDS encoding beta strand repeat-containing protein — translated: MTSVTVPGANGISTALNFSTGDNSAFQTKLLNSLLSTFSNPSLYVSLNPSSTAPNPAQPSLLAIENTPAAAIVLGSGFDGLINTASGPSTIQGNSGQNQSVVAGSGGTTFWAGVGESGTLAAAGGNNTFMGPSAGGGNWTLLLDGAGHNTVVAGTGNHLIQDSSGENNLVYLGSGADTIGAFGADTIVGGTGQGTVFQNGTGAVLYGENGTLEVVNNGGANTVMAGVGPETVFANVGGGTYVGDAQSSGTMIFVNQPGSVAGAASTFTAGLGNTTAFALSGSGLYNAGHGAFTLLVENGTDTIAGASGMNSVTVFAESGGDVVFNGDANGNIFVAGSGNTTLNASGSAGANVLFNEAGAGNAATLMGGSYYNYFIASAANATMVGGSGHNIFQFINGADGGNDLIQGWNGNDSLDFYGYGTTQPTQTTASGSTVISLSDGTKITIAGVTSVPTSQIHLA